The segment TTCAGCAGCGAAGATTATGAGGAACGAGAGAGACGAGGATTTCGGAAGTTcgcaaggaaaatgaagaagatgaaaaagaaaatgaagaaaatgaaaaagaaagtgaagaaaatgaaaaagaaaatgaagaagaaaatgaagaaaattaaaaagaaaatgaagaaattgaaaaagaagctggacaaaaaaaagaataagctgaaaaacaaaatgaataagctGAAAGACAAATTGAAGGCAATCGGAAAAGCGACTGGATCAGGAATGGAACAAGAAAATGCtatgaagggtgaaggaggaggagaacccgCCGCAGGAGAACCCGCCGCAGGAGGAGAACCCGCTGCAGGAGGAGAACCCGCCGCAGGAGGAGAACCCGCCGCAGGAGCAGAACCCGCTGCAGGAGGAGAAGAACCCGCTGCAGGAGGAGAACCCGCCGCAGGAGGAGAGAACCCGCCGCAGGAGGAGAACCCGCCGCAGGAGGAGAAGAACCCGCCGCAGGAGGAGAACCCGCCGCAGGAGAACCCGCCGCAGGAGAACCCGCCGCAGGAGGAGAAGCAAGCGAGGGCCAGGCAGCGTGAGGCAAAGAAACGGCAGACGGCGCCAACGAGTGCGAGAAACCGGCAGATGATGAATAAAAACATCCATGCACAGCTGCCCTAACCAGCTCCTGCCACCCAAACTCGACCCAGCGTGAGTAGTAGTTGTGCTTACCCTGGGTCGCGTGAGGGAGGGTAGTTTTGTACAACCGGTTCCCTTAGAAGCCTCGACTCTGACTGGTGTCTTGACGATGACAGGTTCCCTTAATGACTACCCGAAAAGTCTCGCCAGTTTTTGTTCTATTGATCTCAGTTTGATTCTGATATTACTACATGATACTGATAGTTTGTGGATCCATGTTATCTTTGGGTCCAAAAAATACGAAATTATTGAATATATGTCTATGGAATATAAGTTGTCACGCTGTTCATAGAAGTTGTTgtcgtttttactgttattattattattatcatatttattgttattattatcatcagcattatcattagcattattaatacattatattttattaattttgatatagataacatcattatataaatgtgtcatctttttgtttatattatcattagtaaggATGTCTTTCACCTTATTgagattgatgttattattgatttcactTTCATCAGTTATTATTTGTTGAAATGTGACCAGCATACTATTCCATAACACATATTACTGTATTAATTATGATGAGTATTTGACATGTTCGTTGACAGATTATCATGCAGTTGTATCACTTTCGGTGAACTCTGAATATATTCAATTTTAAGCAGATGTTctctttttttactatattttctGCACCAGATctctaaaacaaatatatgaaaaaatgagtATGTGAAAAATTAACTGTTTAGAGTTTACCGTTAATTGTCTAATAAATTTCAGCAAACATATTTCAAGTATTTGATAAGTCCTCAcgctttgtatattttgttttgtttccccctctctctttggcacaatatatatatatatatatatatatatatatatatatatatatatatatatatatatttctatatatgtattcatatatatgtatttatatatatcaaatatgttatatatattgtatatatatatatatacacacacatatatatatatatatatatatatatatatatatatatatatatatatacatacatacacacacacacacatgcatatatatacatatgcgcatatatgggtatatatacatatacatatatattgatgtatatatgtatgtatatgttcatatatgtgtgtgtgtatttatatacatatatatatatatatatatatatatatatatatatatatatatatatttacacacacacacacacacatatatatacatacatatatgtgtgtgtgtgagagagtattaaatattcatatatgtatatatgtatatatatacatatatatttgtgtgtgtctgtatatgtgtatgcatatatatatatatatatatatatatatatatatatatatatatttataaatatatatattcatacatatgtatatatatacatacacacatgtatatgatatagtatatacataatatatgatatatatataatattgatgatatatatttgtatataaatccatgtatatatgtgtatatatatatttatatatatatatatttatatatatatattcatacatatgtgtatatatatatacatacacacagtgtatatatgatatagtatatacataatatatgatgtatatataatattgataatatgtatatgtatataaatccatttatatatgtatatatatatatatatatatttgttttatgcccacacatatctgtgtgtatgtgtgtctctctccatctgcttataaatttatttctttatatatgtatatatgtatatatttatacatatgtatatatacatatatatatatatatatatatatatgtgtgtgtgtgtgtgtgtgtgtgtgtgtgtgtgtgtgtgtgtgttagtgtatgtgtgtgagtgtatatattcaaatatatgtgtatatatgtatatttatatatatttcatacatatatgaatatatatatatacagtatacatataatataatttatatatacatataatataatatatacaatataatatatatagtataatatatatatatatatatatacacatatatatatatatatatatatatatatatataatatatatacacgatatgtgatatgtatatatatatagataagtataatatgtaaataa is part of the Penaeus chinensis breed Huanghai No. 1 chromosome 2, ASM1920278v2, whole genome shotgun sequence genome and harbors:
- the LOC125031109 gene encoding glycine and tyrosine-rich protein-like isoform X2 → MKLYLLLFIFVLVHGELAESPGDGALALEADGTGTGVQMARSRSSHSLRDLDEERDLRRFGFFKKVFKGIRKIGRRRKDSEDEDYEERERRGFRKFARKMKKMKKKMKKMKKKVKKMKKKMKKKMKKIKKKMKKLKKKLDKKKNKLKNKMNKLKDKLKAIGKATGSGMEQENAMKGEGGGEPAAGEPAAGGEPAAGGEPAAGGEPAAGAEPAAGGEEPAAGGEPAAGGENPPQEENPPQEEKNPPQEENPPQENPPQENPPQEEKQARARQREAKKRQTAPTSARNRQMMNKNIHAQLP
- the LOC125031109 gene encoding glycine and tyrosine-rich protein-like isoform X1, with product MKLYLLLFIFVLVHGELAESPGDGALALEADGTGTGVQMARSRSSHSLRDLDEERDLRRFGFFKKVFKGIRKIGRRRKDSEDSEDYEERERRGFRKFARKMKKMKKKMKKMKKKVKKMKKKMKKKMKKIKKKMKKLKKKLDKKKNKLKNKMNKLKDKLKAIGKATGSGMEQENAMKGEGGGEPAAGEPAAGGEPAAGGEPAAGGEPAAGAEPAAGGEEPAAGGEPAAGGENPPQEENPPQEEKNPPQEENPPQENPPQENPPQEEKQARARQREAKKRQTAPTSARNRQMMNKNIHAQLP
- the LOC125031109 gene encoding glycine and tyrosine-rich protein-like isoform X3, whose translation is MKLYLLLFIFVLVHGELAESPGDGALALEADGTGTGVQMARSLRDLDEERDLRRFGFFKKVFKGIRKIGRRRKDSEDSEDYEERERRGFRKFARKMKKMKKKMKKMKKKVKKMKKKMKKKMKKIKKKMKKLKKKLDKKKNKLKNKMNKLKDKLKAIGKATGSGMEQENAMKGEGGGEPAAGEPAAGGEPAAGGEPAAGGEPAAGAEPAAGGEEPAAGGEPAAGGENPPQEENPPQEEKNPPQEENPPQENPPQENPPQEEKQARARQREAKKRQTAPTSARNRQMMNKNIHAQLP
- the LOC125031109 gene encoding glycine and tyrosine-rich protein-like isoform X4; this encodes MKLYLLLFIFVLVHGELAESPGDGALALEADGTGTGVQMARSLRDLDEERDLRRFGFFKKVFKGIRKIGRRRKDSEDEDYEERERRGFRKFARKMKKMKKKMKKMKKKVKKMKKKMKKKMKKIKKKMKKLKKKLDKKKNKLKNKMNKLKDKLKAIGKATGSGMEQENAMKGEGGGEPAAGEPAAGGEPAAGGEPAAGGEPAAGAEPAAGGEEPAAGGEPAAGGENPPQEENPPQEEKNPPQEENPPQENPPQENPPQEEKQARARQREAKKRQTAPTSARNRQMMNKNIHAQLP